A part of Longimicrobium sp. genomic DNA contains:
- a CDS encoding amino acid permease: protein LTDAAMLVIGSMIGSGIFIVSAESTRLVGAPGWLLAAWALAGVMTLTGALSCAELAALWPRAGGQYVFLREAYGPALAFLFGWGLFLVIQTGTIAAVAVAFANFLGVLVPWVSASSYLVEPVVFGRYAVSLSTQQLVAVAMILLLTATNTRGLRTGKLIQNTFTVAKTAALAGLIVIGLTLGWKAGSAAFTSHWWSPAANGWRPEVAQPGIGAAGGLALAMLLGRAMVGPLFAQSAWNNVTFTGGEVRDPGRNLPRALLIGCVVVVGLYLLANLAYVVTLPLDGIRDAPGKRVATAMMQSLFGPAGAAVMAAAILVSTFGCNNGLILAGARVYYAMARDGLFFRRLGELNARAVPAAALAAQGVWAALLTLPRTVTTDAAGAVTFGNVYTQLLEYIISADLVFYALMVGAVIVMRRRRPALERPYRTFGYPLTPWVYIVLSTLVVLDLAYLTPATAGIGYLLVLTGFPAYLLWRRRPAPASEPSGAPGD, encoded by the coding sequence CTCACCGACGCCGCGATGCTGGTGATCGGGTCGATGATCGGGTCGGGGATCTTCATCGTCTCGGCCGAGTCGACGCGGCTGGTGGGGGCGCCGGGGTGGCTGCTGGCCGCGTGGGCGCTGGCAGGGGTGATGACCCTCACCGGCGCCCTCTCGTGCGCGGAGCTGGCCGCGCTCTGGCCCCGGGCCGGCGGGCAGTACGTCTTCCTGCGCGAGGCGTACGGCCCCGCGCTGGCCTTCCTCTTCGGCTGGGGCCTCTTCCTGGTGATCCAGACCGGGACCATCGCCGCGGTGGCGGTGGCGTTCGCCAACTTCCTGGGCGTGCTGGTCCCCTGGGTCTCCGCCTCCTCGTACCTGGTGGAGCCGGTCGTCTTCGGGCGCTACGCGGTGAGCCTGTCCACCCAGCAGCTGGTGGCCGTCGCCATGATCCTGCTGCTGACGGCCACCAACACGCGGGGGCTGCGCACGGGGAAGCTGATCCAGAACACCTTCACGGTGGCCAAGACGGCGGCGCTGGCGGGGCTCATCGTGATCGGGCTCACCCTGGGGTGGAAGGCGGGGAGCGCGGCGTTCACCTCGCACTGGTGGAGCCCGGCCGCGAACGGGTGGAGGCCGGAAGTCGCGCAGCCCGGGATCGGCGCGGCCGGCGGGCTGGCGCTCGCGATGCTGCTGGGGCGGGCGATGGTGGGGCCGCTCTTCGCGCAGTCGGCGTGGAACAACGTGACCTTCACCGGCGGCGAGGTGCGCGACCCCGGGCGCAACCTGCCGCGCGCGCTCTTGATCGGCTGCGTGGTGGTGGTCGGCCTCTACCTGCTGGCGAACCTGGCGTACGTGGTCACCCTGCCGCTGGACGGCATCCGCGACGCGCCGGGGAAGCGCGTGGCCACGGCCATGATGCAGTCGCTCTTCGGCCCCGCCGGCGCGGCGGTGATGGCGGCGGCGATCCTGGTCTCCACCTTCGGCTGCAACAACGGTCTGATCCTGGCCGGGGCGCGCGTCTACTACGCCATGGCCCGCGACGGGCTCTTCTTCCGCCGCCTGGGCGAGTTGAACGCCCGCGCCGTCCCTGCGGCCGCGCTGGCGGCGCAGGGGGTGTGGGCCGCGCTGCTCACCCTGCCGCGCACCGTCACCACCGACGCGGCGGGCGCCGTCACCTTCGGCAACGTGTACACGCAGCTCCTGGAGTACATCATCTCGGCGGACCTGGTGTTCTACGCGCTGATGGTGGGGGCGGTGATCGTGATGCGCCGCCGCCGCCCCGCGCTGGAGCGCCCGTACCGCACCTTCGGCTACCCGCTCACGCCGTGGGTGTACATCGTCCTCTCCACCCTGGTGGTGCTCGACCTGGCGTACCTGACGCCGGCCACGGCGGGGATCGGCTACCTGCTGGTGCTCACCGGCTTCCCCGCCTACCTCCTCTGGCGCCGCCGCCCGGCC